From Columba livia isolate bColLiv1 breed racing homer chromosome 7, bColLiv1.pat.W.v2, whole genome shotgun sequence, one genomic window encodes:
- the FIGN gene encoding fidgetin isoform X3: protein MISSTSVYGLKMQWTPEHAQWPEQHFDITSTTRSPAHKVEAYRGHLQRTYQYAWANDDISALTASNLLKKYAEKYSGILEGPAERPILSNYSEAPSGLVNGRKNESEPWQPSLNSESVYPMNCVPDVITASKAGVSAALPPTDVSASIGSSPGVASNLAEPSYSSSTCGSHTVPSLHSGLPSQEYAAGYNGSYLHTSYSGQPAPALPSPHPSPLHSSGLLQPPPPPPPPALVPGYNGTSNLSSYSYPSTSYPPQTAVGPGYSPGGAPPPSAYLPSGIPAPTPLPPTTVPSYSYQGHGLTPIAPSALTNSSASSLKRKAFYMAGQGEMDSSYGNYSYGQQRSTQSPMYRMPDNSISNANRGNGFDRSAETSSLAFKPTKQLMSSEQQRKFSSQSSRALTPPSYSTAKNSLGSRSSDSFGKYTSPVMNEHGDEHRQLLPHPMQGPGLRAATSSNHSVDEQLKNTDTHLIDLVTNEIINQGPPVDWSDIAGLDLVKAVIKEEVLWPVLRSDAFNGLTALPRSILLFGPRGTGKTLMGRCIASQLGATFFKITGSGLVTKWLGEGEKIVHASFLVARCRQPSVIFVSDIDMLLSSQVNEEHSPVSRMRTEFLMQLDTVLTSAEDQIVVICATSKPEEIDESLRRYFMKRLLIPLPDSTARHQIIVQLLSQHNYCLNDKEVALLVQRTEGFSGLDVAHLCQEAVVGPLHAMPATDLSAIMPSQLRPVTYQDFENAFCKIQPSISQKELDTYVEWNKMFGCSQ from the coding sequence CCGGGGGCACCTGCAGCGCACCTACCAGTACGCCTGGGCAAACGACGACATCTCGGCTCTGACTGCCTCCAATCTTCTGAAAAAGTACGCAGAAAAATACTCTGGTATTTTGGAAGGCCCAGCTGAGCGGCCCATTCTCAGCAATTATTCTGAAGCTCCCTCGGGGCTGGTGAATGGCCGGAAGAATGAAAGCGAGCCCTGGCAGCCATCACTGAACTCGGAGAGTGTGTATCCCATGAACTGTGTCCCAGACGTTATCACGGCCAGCAAAGCTGGGGTAAGTGCAGCTCTCCCCCCGACAGATGTCTCGGCCAGCATTGGGAGCTCTCCTGGGGTGGCCAGTAACTTGGCTGAACCCAGTTACTCCAGCAGCACCTGCGGAAGTCACACCGTTCCCAGTCTTCATTCAGGGCTCCCATCTCAGGAATATGCCGCAGGATACAATGGCTCATACTTGCATACCAGTTACAGCGGCCAGCCAGCACCTGCACTTCCATCCCCTCATCCATCCCCCCTGCACAGCTCGGGACTTTTACAGCCCCCACCACCGCCACCACCACCTGCCCTTGTCCCCGGCTACAATGGGACCTCTAACCTCTCCAGTTACAGCTACCCTTCCACCAGTTATCCTCCTCAAACCGCTGTTGGCCCTGGGTACAGCCCTGGGGGTGCTCCGCCGCCCTCGGCATACCTGCCTTCGGGAATCCCTGCTCCGACCCCTCTGCCCcccaccactgtccccagctACTCCTACCAAGGCCATGGTCTGACCCCCATCGCACCATCTGCCCTGACAAACAGCTCAGCCAGCTCGCTCAAAAGGAAAGCTTTCTACATGGCAGGGCAAGGAGAAATGGACTCCAGTTATGGAAATTACAGCTATGGCCAACAGAGATCTACACAGAGTCCCATGTATCGAATGCCCGACAACAgcatttcaaatgcaaacaggGGGAATGGTTTTGACAGAAGTGCTGAAACATCATCCTTAGCATTTAAGCCAACAAAGCAGCTAATGTCCTCtgaacagcaaaggaaattcAGCAGCCAGTCCAGTAGGGCTCTAACACCCCCATCCTATAGTACTGCTAAAAACTCACTGGGTTCAAGATCGAGTGACTCGTTTGGGAAGTATACCTCCCCAGTAATGAATGAGCACGGTGACGAGCACAGGCAGCTCCTCCCTCACCCAATGCAAGGCCCGGGACTTCGTGCAGCTACCTCATCCAACCACTCTGTGGACGAGCAACTGAAGAATACTGACACACACCTCATTGACCTTGTTACCAATGAGATTATCAACCAAGGACCTCCCGTGGACTGGAGCGACATTGCTGGCCTAGATCTAGTAAAGGCCGTCATTAAGGAGGAGGTTTTATGGCCAGTATTGAGGTCAGATGCATTCAATGGACTGACTGCTCTACCTCGGAGCATCCTTTTATTTGGACCTCGGGGAACAGGCAAAACATTAATGGGCAGATGTATAGCTAGTCAGCTGGGGGCCACGTTTTTCAAAATCACTGGCTCTGGCCTTGTCACAAAGTGGttaggggaaggagaaaaaattgTCCATGCCTCCTTCCTTGTGGCAAGGTGTCGCCAACCCTCAGTGATTTTTGTTAGTGACATTGATATGCTCCTTTCCTCTCAAGTGAATGAAGAACACAGTCCAGTAAGTCGGATGAGAACCGAGTTCCTTATGCAGCTGGACACTGTACTGACTTCTGCTGAGGACCAAATAGTAGTAATTTGCGCCACGAGTAAACCGGAAGAAATTGATGAATCTCTTCGAAGGTACTTCATGAAACGACTTTTAATCCCACTTCCTGACAGCACAGCGAGGCACCAGATAATAGTACAACTGCTCTCACAGCACAATTACTGTCTCAATGACAAGGAGGTTGCACTGCTTGTCCAGCGCACAGAAGGCTTTTCTGGACTAGATGTGGCTCACTTGTGTCAGGAAGCCGTGGTGGGCCCACTCCACGCCATGCCAGCCACAGACCTTTCAGCCATTATGCCCAGCCAGTTGAGGCCAGTTACATATCAAGACTTTGAAAATGCATTCTGCAAGATACAGCCTAGCATATCTCAAAAAGAGCTTGATACATATGTtgaatggaacaaaatgtttGGTTGCAGTCAGTGa
- the FIGN gene encoding fidgetin isoform X4 encodes MQWTPEHAQWPEQHFDITSTTRSPAHKVEAYRGHLQRTYQYAWANDDISALTASNLLKKYAEKYSGILEGPAERPILSNYSEAPSGLVNGRKNESEPWQPSLNSESVYPMNCVPDVITASKAGVSAALPPTDVSASIGSSPGVASNLAEPSYSSSTCGSHTVPSLHSGLPSQEYAAGYNGSYLHTSYSGQPAPALPSPHPSPLHSSGLLQPPPPPPPPALVPGYNGTSNLSSYSYPSTSYPPQTAVGPGYSPGGAPPPSAYLPSGIPAPTPLPPTTVPSYSYQGHGLTPIAPSALTNSSASSLKRKAFYMAGQGEMDSSYGNYSYGQQRSTQSPMYRMPDNSISNANRGNGFDRSAETSSLAFKPTKQLMSSEQQRKFSSQSSRALTPPSYSTAKNSLGSRSSDSFGKYTSPVMNEHGDEHRQLLPHPMQGPGLRAATSSNHSVDEQLKNTDTHLIDLVTNEIINQGPPVDWSDIAGLDLVKAVIKEEVLWPVLRSDAFNGLTALPRSILLFGPRGTGKTLMGRCIASQLGATFFKITGSGLVTKWLGEGEKIVHASFLVARCRQPSVIFVSDIDMLLSSQVNEEHSPVSRMRTEFLMQLDTVLTSAEDQIVVICATSKPEEIDESLRRYFMKRLLIPLPDSTARHQIIVQLLSQHNYCLNDKEVALLVQRTEGFSGLDVAHLCQEAVVGPLHAMPATDLSAIMPSQLRPVTYQDFENAFCKIQPSISQKELDTYVEWNKMFGCSQ; translated from the coding sequence CCGGGGGCACCTGCAGCGCACCTACCAGTACGCCTGGGCAAACGACGACATCTCGGCTCTGACTGCCTCCAATCTTCTGAAAAAGTACGCAGAAAAATACTCTGGTATTTTGGAAGGCCCAGCTGAGCGGCCCATTCTCAGCAATTATTCTGAAGCTCCCTCGGGGCTGGTGAATGGCCGGAAGAATGAAAGCGAGCCCTGGCAGCCATCACTGAACTCGGAGAGTGTGTATCCCATGAACTGTGTCCCAGACGTTATCACGGCCAGCAAAGCTGGGGTAAGTGCAGCTCTCCCCCCGACAGATGTCTCGGCCAGCATTGGGAGCTCTCCTGGGGTGGCCAGTAACTTGGCTGAACCCAGTTACTCCAGCAGCACCTGCGGAAGTCACACCGTTCCCAGTCTTCATTCAGGGCTCCCATCTCAGGAATATGCCGCAGGATACAATGGCTCATACTTGCATACCAGTTACAGCGGCCAGCCAGCACCTGCACTTCCATCCCCTCATCCATCCCCCCTGCACAGCTCGGGACTTTTACAGCCCCCACCACCGCCACCACCACCTGCCCTTGTCCCCGGCTACAATGGGACCTCTAACCTCTCCAGTTACAGCTACCCTTCCACCAGTTATCCTCCTCAAACCGCTGTTGGCCCTGGGTACAGCCCTGGGGGTGCTCCGCCGCCCTCGGCATACCTGCCTTCGGGAATCCCTGCTCCGACCCCTCTGCCCcccaccactgtccccagctACTCCTACCAAGGCCATGGTCTGACCCCCATCGCACCATCTGCCCTGACAAACAGCTCAGCCAGCTCGCTCAAAAGGAAAGCTTTCTACATGGCAGGGCAAGGAGAAATGGACTCCAGTTATGGAAATTACAGCTATGGCCAACAGAGATCTACACAGAGTCCCATGTATCGAATGCCCGACAACAgcatttcaaatgcaaacaggGGGAATGGTTTTGACAGAAGTGCTGAAACATCATCCTTAGCATTTAAGCCAACAAAGCAGCTAATGTCCTCtgaacagcaaaggaaattcAGCAGCCAGTCCAGTAGGGCTCTAACACCCCCATCCTATAGTACTGCTAAAAACTCACTGGGTTCAAGATCGAGTGACTCGTTTGGGAAGTATACCTCCCCAGTAATGAATGAGCACGGTGACGAGCACAGGCAGCTCCTCCCTCACCCAATGCAAGGCCCGGGACTTCGTGCAGCTACCTCATCCAACCACTCTGTGGACGAGCAACTGAAGAATACTGACACACACCTCATTGACCTTGTTACCAATGAGATTATCAACCAAGGACCTCCCGTGGACTGGAGCGACATTGCTGGCCTAGATCTAGTAAAGGCCGTCATTAAGGAGGAGGTTTTATGGCCAGTATTGAGGTCAGATGCATTCAATGGACTGACTGCTCTACCTCGGAGCATCCTTTTATTTGGACCTCGGGGAACAGGCAAAACATTAATGGGCAGATGTATAGCTAGTCAGCTGGGGGCCACGTTTTTCAAAATCACTGGCTCTGGCCTTGTCACAAAGTGGttaggggaaggagaaaaaattgTCCATGCCTCCTTCCTTGTGGCAAGGTGTCGCCAACCCTCAGTGATTTTTGTTAGTGACATTGATATGCTCCTTTCCTCTCAAGTGAATGAAGAACACAGTCCAGTAAGTCGGATGAGAACCGAGTTCCTTATGCAGCTGGACACTGTACTGACTTCTGCTGAGGACCAAATAGTAGTAATTTGCGCCACGAGTAAACCGGAAGAAATTGATGAATCTCTTCGAAGGTACTTCATGAAACGACTTTTAATCCCACTTCCTGACAGCACAGCGAGGCACCAGATAATAGTACAACTGCTCTCACAGCACAATTACTGTCTCAATGACAAGGAGGTTGCACTGCTTGTCCAGCGCACAGAAGGCTTTTCTGGACTAGATGTGGCTCACTTGTGTCAGGAAGCCGTGGTGGGCCCACTCCACGCCATGCCAGCCACAGACCTTTCAGCCATTATGCCCAGCCAGTTGAGGCCAGTTACATATCAAGACTTTGAAAATGCATTCTGCAAGATACAGCCTAGCATATCTCAAAAAGAGCTTGATACATATGTtgaatggaacaaaatgtttGGTTGCAGTCAGTGa
- the FIGN gene encoding fidgetin isoform X2 — translation MLHLKKDGIEEERLNDPSWGLKMQWTPEHAQWPEQHFDITSTTRSPAHKVEAYRGHLQRTYQYAWANDDISALTASNLLKKYAEKYSGILEGPAERPILSNYSEAPSGLVNGRKNESEPWQPSLNSESVYPMNCVPDVITASKAGVSAALPPTDVSASIGSSPGVASNLAEPSYSSSTCGSHTVPSLHSGLPSQEYAAGYNGSYLHTSYSGQPAPALPSPHPSPLHSSGLLQPPPPPPPPALVPGYNGTSNLSSYSYPSTSYPPQTAVGPGYSPGGAPPPSAYLPSGIPAPTPLPPTTVPSYSYQGHGLTPIAPSALTNSSASSLKRKAFYMAGQGEMDSSYGNYSYGQQRSTQSPMYRMPDNSISNANRGNGFDRSAETSSLAFKPTKQLMSSEQQRKFSSQSSRALTPPSYSTAKNSLGSRSSDSFGKYTSPVMNEHGDEHRQLLPHPMQGPGLRAATSSNHSVDEQLKNTDTHLIDLVTNEIINQGPPVDWSDIAGLDLVKAVIKEEVLWPVLRSDAFNGLTALPRSILLFGPRGTGKTLMGRCIASQLGATFFKITGSGLVTKWLGEGEKIVHASFLVARCRQPSVIFVSDIDMLLSSQVNEEHSPVSRMRTEFLMQLDTVLTSAEDQIVVICATSKPEEIDESLRRYFMKRLLIPLPDSTARHQIIVQLLSQHNYCLNDKEVALLVQRTEGFSGLDVAHLCQEAVVGPLHAMPATDLSAIMPSQLRPVTYQDFENAFCKIQPSISQKELDTYVEWNKMFGCSQ, via the coding sequence CCGGGGGCACCTGCAGCGCACCTACCAGTACGCCTGGGCAAACGACGACATCTCGGCTCTGACTGCCTCCAATCTTCTGAAAAAGTACGCAGAAAAATACTCTGGTATTTTGGAAGGCCCAGCTGAGCGGCCCATTCTCAGCAATTATTCTGAAGCTCCCTCGGGGCTGGTGAATGGCCGGAAGAATGAAAGCGAGCCCTGGCAGCCATCACTGAACTCGGAGAGTGTGTATCCCATGAACTGTGTCCCAGACGTTATCACGGCCAGCAAAGCTGGGGTAAGTGCAGCTCTCCCCCCGACAGATGTCTCGGCCAGCATTGGGAGCTCTCCTGGGGTGGCCAGTAACTTGGCTGAACCCAGTTACTCCAGCAGCACCTGCGGAAGTCACACCGTTCCCAGTCTTCATTCAGGGCTCCCATCTCAGGAATATGCCGCAGGATACAATGGCTCATACTTGCATACCAGTTACAGCGGCCAGCCAGCACCTGCACTTCCATCCCCTCATCCATCCCCCCTGCACAGCTCGGGACTTTTACAGCCCCCACCACCGCCACCACCACCTGCCCTTGTCCCCGGCTACAATGGGACCTCTAACCTCTCCAGTTACAGCTACCCTTCCACCAGTTATCCTCCTCAAACCGCTGTTGGCCCTGGGTACAGCCCTGGGGGTGCTCCGCCGCCCTCGGCATACCTGCCTTCGGGAATCCCTGCTCCGACCCCTCTGCCCcccaccactgtccccagctACTCCTACCAAGGCCATGGTCTGACCCCCATCGCACCATCTGCCCTGACAAACAGCTCAGCCAGCTCGCTCAAAAGGAAAGCTTTCTACATGGCAGGGCAAGGAGAAATGGACTCCAGTTATGGAAATTACAGCTATGGCCAACAGAGATCTACACAGAGTCCCATGTATCGAATGCCCGACAACAgcatttcaaatgcaaacaggGGGAATGGTTTTGACAGAAGTGCTGAAACATCATCCTTAGCATTTAAGCCAACAAAGCAGCTAATGTCCTCtgaacagcaaaggaaattcAGCAGCCAGTCCAGTAGGGCTCTAACACCCCCATCCTATAGTACTGCTAAAAACTCACTGGGTTCAAGATCGAGTGACTCGTTTGGGAAGTATACCTCCCCAGTAATGAATGAGCACGGTGACGAGCACAGGCAGCTCCTCCCTCACCCAATGCAAGGCCCGGGACTTCGTGCAGCTACCTCATCCAACCACTCTGTGGACGAGCAACTGAAGAATACTGACACACACCTCATTGACCTTGTTACCAATGAGATTATCAACCAAGGACCTCCCGTGGACTGGAGCGACATTGCTGGCCTAGATCTAGTAAAGGCCGTCATTAAGGAGGAGGTTTTATGGCCAGTATTGAGGTCAGATGCATTCAATGGACTGACTGCTCTACCTCGGAGCATCCTTTTATTTGGACCTCGGGGAACAGGCAAAACATTAATGGGCAGATGTATAGCTAGTCAGCTGGGGGCCACGTTTTTCAAAATCACTGGCTCTGGCCTTGTCACAAAGTGGttaggggaaggagaaaaaattgTCCATGCCTCCTTCCTTGTGGCAAGGTGTCGCCAACCCTCAGTGATTTTTGTTAGTGACATTGATATGCTCCTTTCCTCTCAAGTGAATGAAGAACACAGTCCAGTAAGTCGGATGAGAACCGAGTTCCTTATGCAGCTGGACACTGTACTGACTTCTGCTGAGGACCAAATAGTAGTAATTTGCGCCACGAGTAAACCGGAAGAAATTGATGAATCTCTTCGAAGGTACTTCATGAAACGACTTTTAATCCCACTTCCTGACAGCACAGCGAGGCACCAGATAATAGTACAACTGCTCTCACAGCACAATTACTGTCTCAATGACAAGGAGGTTGCACTGCTTGTCCAGCGCACAGAAGGCTTTTCTGGACTAGATGTGGCTCACTTGTGTCAGGAAGCCGTGGTGGGCCCACTCCACGCCATGCCAGCCACAGACCTTTCAGCCATTATGCCCAGCCAGTTGAGGCCAGTTACATATCAAGACTTTGAAAATGCATTCTGCAAGATACAGCCTAGCATATCTCAAAAAGAGCTTGATACATATGTtgaatggaacaaaatgtttGGTTGCAGTCAGTGa